From Equus quagga isolate Etosha38 chromosome 3, UCLA_HA_Equagga_1.0, whole genome shotgun sequence, one genomic window encodes:
- the DGKQ gene encoding LOW QUALITY PROTEIN: diacylglycerol kinase theta (The sequence of the model RefSeq protein was modified relative to this genomic sequence to represent the inferred CDS: inserted 1 base in 1 codon), whose protein sequence is MAATADPGARAWVGSGSPRPGSPASSPDLGGGGRARPGPGSGPGPERAGARSPGPAAPGHSXRKVTLTKPTFCHLCSDFIWGLAGFLCEVCNFMSHEKCLKHVKIPCVTLAPSLVRVPVAHCFGPRALYKRKFCAVCRRGLEAPALRCEVCELHVHPDCVPFACSDCRQCHRDGHRDHDTHHHHWREGNLPSGARCEVCRKTCGSSDVLAGVRCEWCGVQAHSVCSTALAPECTFGRLRTLILPPACVRLLSRNFSKMHCFRISESVTPEPGEGDDGVDTSSPAGPGREALAPESGPSTRDSHPLPSGPGKQTLRIFDGNDAVQRNYFRVITVPRLARSEELLEAALRAYYITEDPHNFDLQVLPAPAQAGETGARGKSRSGGSAEEEGSQGPGSLEAVSEAWIIRALPRPQEVLKIYPAWLKVGVAYVSIRVTPQSTARTVVLEVLPLLGRQAEGAESFQLVEVLMGSRQVQRTVMADEEPLLDRLRDIRQTSLRQMSQTRFYVVEGRALAPHVSLFVGGLPPGLSPQEYSSLLDEAVATKAGLVSVSHVYSSQGAVVLGVACFAEAERLYMLVKDTVVHGRPLTALVLPDVLHAKLPPDCRPLLVFVNPRSGGLKGRDLLCSFRKLLNPHQVFELTNGGPLPGFHVFSQLPCFRVLVCGGDGTVGWVLAALEEMRHHLACPEPSVAILPLGTGNDLGRVLRWGAGYSGEDPFSVLVSVDEADAVLMDRWTILLDAHEATGAENSVADVEPPKIVQMSNYCGIGIDAELSLDFHQAREEEPGKFTSRFHNKGVYVRVGLQKISHSRSLHKEIRLQVEQQQVELPSIEGLIFINIPSWGSGADLWGSESDSRFEKPRMDDGLLEVVGVTGVMHMGQVQGGLRSGIRIAQGSYFRVTLLKATPVQVDGEPWLQGPGHMIISAVGPKVHMLRKAKQKPRKAGTPKDA, encoded by the exons ATGGCGGCGACGGCTGACCCCGGGGCCCGCGCCTGGGTCGGCAGCGGCTCCCCGCGCCCGGGCAGCCCGGCCTCCAGCCCCGACCTGGGCGGCGGAGGCCGCGCGCGCCCGGGGCCGGGGTCCGGGCCGGGGCCGGAGCGGGCGGGCGCCAGGTCCCCGGGCCCCGCTGCGCCAGGCCACA TCAGGAAGGTGACGCTCACCAAGCCCACCTTCTGCCACCTCTGCTCCGACTTCATCTGGGGGCTGGCCGGCTTCCTGTGCGAAG TTTGCAACTTCATGTCACATGAGAAGTGCCTGAAGCACGTGAAGATCCCCTGTGTGACCCTGGCTCCCAGCCTGGTCCGC GTCCCAGTGGCCCACTGCTTTGGACCCCGGGCGCTGTACAAGCGCAAGTTCTGCGCCGTGTGCCGCAGGGGCCTGGAGGCACCCGCGCTGCGCTGTGAAG TGTGTGAGCTGCACGTTCACCCCGACTGTGTGCCCTTCGCCTGCAGCGACTGCCGCCAGTGCCACCGGGACGGGCACCGGGACCAC gacacacaccaccaccactggCGAGAGGGGAACCTGCCCTCCGGCGCGCGCTGCGAGGTCTGCAGGAAGACGTGCGGCTCCTCTGATGTGCTGGCAGGTGTGCGCTGCGAGTGGTGCGGAGTGCAG GCCCACTCAGTCTGCTCCACGGCACTCGCCCCCGAGTGCACGTTCGGGCGCCTGCGAACCCTGATCCTGCCCCCTGCGTGCGTGCGCCTGCTATCCCGCAACTTCAGCAAGATGCACTGCTTCCGCATCTCCGAGAGCGTGACCCCAGAGCCGG GCGAAGGGGACGATGGTGTGGACACGAGCTCCCCCGCTGGCCCGGGCAGAGAGGCGCTGGCGCCAGAGTCTG GCCCCAGCACCAGAGATTCACACCCACTTCCCTCTGGCCCAGGCAAGCAGACCCTGAGGATTTTTGATGGAAATGACGCTGTGCAGCGAAACTACTTCCGTGTCATCACTGTCCCGCGCTTGGCCAGGAGTGAGGAGCTGCTG GAGGCAGCGCTGCGGGCCTACTACATCACGGAAGACCCTCACAACTTCGACCTGCAGGTGCTCCCCGCACCTGCACAGGCTGGCGAAACCGGGGCCCGGGGAAAGTCCCGGAGTGGCGGGTCTGCGGAGGAGGAGGGCAGCCAAGGCCCCGGGTCCCTCGAGGCTGTGTCTGAGGCCTGGATCATCCGCGCTCTGCCCCGCCCTCAGGAGGTCCTGAAGATCTATCCTGCCTGGCTCAA GGTGGGTGTGGCCTACGTGTCCATCCGTGTGACCCCACAGAGCACTGCTCGGACCGTGGTGCTGGAGGTTCTCCCACTGCTTGGACGCCAG GCCGAGGGTGCTGAGAGCTTCCAGCTGGTGGAGGTGCTCATGGGCAGCAGGCAAG TCCAGCGGACGGTGATGGCAGATGAGGAGCCCCTGCTTGACCGGCTTCGAGACATCCGGCAG ACGTCCTTGCGACAGATGAGCCAGACGCGGTTCTACGTggtggagggcagggccctgGCCCCCCACGTTTCCCTGTTTGTCGGTGGCCTGCCACCTGGCCTATCCCCCCAGGAGTACAGCAGCCTGCTGGACGAGGCTGTGGCCACCAAAG CGGGCCTGGTGTCTGTGAGCCACGTCTACTCCTCTCAAG GTGCAGTGGTGCTGGGCGTGGCCTGTTTCGCAGAGGCTGAGCGACTGTACATGCTGGTCAAGGACACAGTTGTGCATGGCCGGCCACTGACTGCCCTGGTGCTCCCTGATGTGCTG CACGCGAAGCTGCCCCCAGACTGCCGCCCCCTCCTCGTGTTTGTGAACCCCAGAAGCGGAGGCCTCAAGGGCCGCGACCTGCTCTGCAGTTTCCGGAAGCTGCTGAACCCCCACCAGGTCTTTGAGCTGACCAACGGGGGGCCTCTGCCCGG GTTTCACGTGTTCTCCCAGCTGCCCTGCTTCCGGGTGCTGGTGTGCGGTGGGGATGGCACCGTGGGCTGGGTGCTGGCTGCCCTGGAGGAGATGCGGCACCATCTGGCCTGCCCGGAGCCTTCTGTGGCCATCCTGCCCCTGGGCACAG GGAATGACCTTGGCCGGGTCCTCCGCTGGGGGGCGGGCTACAGTGGAGAGGACCCCTTCTCCGTGCTGGTATCAGTGGATGAGGCAGATGCTGTGCTCATGGACCGCTGGACCATCCTGCTGGATGCTCACGAGGCCACTGGTGCGGAGAACAGTGTGGCAGATGTGGAACCCCCCAAG ATTGTGCAAATGAGTAACTACTGTGGGATTGGCATCGACGCAGAGCTAAGCCTGGACTTCCACCAGGCACGGGAGGAGGAGCCCGGCAAGTTCACGAGCAG GTTCCACAACAAGGGTGTGTATGTGCGGGTCGGGCTGCAGAAGATCAGCCACTCACGCAGCCTGCACAAGGAGATCCGGCTGCAGGTGGAGCAGCAGCAGGTGGAGCTGCCCAGCATCGAGGGCCTCATCTTTATCAACATCCCCAG CTGGGGGTCGGGGGCTGACCTGTGGGGCTCCGAGAGCGACTCGAGGTTTGAGAAGCCGCGCATGGATGACGGGCTgctggaggtggtgggggtgACGGGTGTCATGCACATG GGCCAGGTCCAGGGAGGGCTGCGCTCTGGCATCCGCATCGCCCAGGGCTCCTACTTCCGTGTCACCCTGCTCAAAGCCACACCTGTGCAGGTGGATGGTGAGCCCTGGCTCCAGGGTCCTGggcacatgatcatctcagctGTGGGCCCAAAG GTCCACATGCTCAGGAAGGCCAAGCAGAAGCCCAGGAAGGCCGGGACCCCCAAGGACGCCTGA
- the TMEM175 gene encoding endosomal/lysosomal proton channel TMEM175 isoform X3: MASTFTVNKEKKTPAGDEKRGLAMSGSRTPESALDVGGDSFTSSREEDAADGIQHSHRMLSFSDALLSIIATVMILPVTHTEISPEQPFDKGVQKLLATRIAVYLMTFLIVTVAWAAHTRLFQVVAKIDDTLALLNLACMMTITFLPFTFSLMVTFPEVPLGIFLFCVCVITIGAVQIEHCAHRALYRQHILGIILRGPALCFAAAGFSLFFYPASYLLMAMVIFLPYFSKAASWCRGRLVGPPELPAPSVEFFTFDLHEPLSKERVEAFSDGVYAIVATLLILDICEDNVPDAKDVREKFQGSLVAALSVYGPHFLAYFGSFATVGLLWFAHHSLFLHIRKATQSMGLLNTLSLAFVGGLPLAYQQTSAFAQQPRDELESVRVSCAIIFFASIFQFAIWTTALLHERETLQPSARFGGREHAFMFAKLALYPCASLLAFASTCFLSRFSTAIFHLMQIAVPFAFLLLRLLVRLALAVLRALRGLRLPEPGGEDDSRAPLLPAAC, translated from the exons GCCTCGCCATGTCTGGGTCCCGGACCCCAGAGTCGGCCCTTGATGTAGGGGGAGACTCCTTCACGTCCTCGAGGGAAGAGGATGCTGCCGATGGGATCCAGCACTCCCAtcgcatgctcagcttcagcgACGCGCTGCTGTCCATCATCGCCACTGTGATG ATCCTGCCTGTGACCCACACCGAGATCTCCCCAGAACAG CCATTTGACAAAGGTGTACAGAAACTTCTAGCAACCAGGATTGCCGTCTACCTGATGACGTTCCTCATCGTGACCGTGGCCTGGGCAGCGCACACGAG ATTGTTCCAGGTTGTTGCAAAAATAGACGACACGCTTGCCCTGCTCAACCTG gcctGCATGATGACCATCACCTTCCTGCCATTCACG TTTTCCTTAATGGTGACCTTCCCAGAGGTGCCCCTGGGCATCTTCCTGTTCTGTGTGTGCGTGATCACCATCGGGGCCGTGCAG ATAGAGCACTGCGCCCACAGGGCCCTCTACCGGCAGCACATCCTGGGCATCATCCTTCGGGGCCCGGCACTGTGCTTTGCAGCGGCCGGATTCTCCCTGTTCTTCTACCCAGCG TCGTACCTGCTGATGGCGATGGTCATCTTCCTCCCCTACTTCAGCAAGGCCGCCAGCTGGTGCAGAGGCAGGCTGGTGG GCCCCCCGGAACTCCCAGCTCCCAGCGTGGAGTTCTTCACTTTTGACCTGCACGAGCCTCTCAGCAAGGAGCGGGTGGAGGCCTTCAGCGACGGGGTCTATGCCATCGTGGCCACTCTCCTCATCCTGGACATCTG TGAGGACAACGTCCCGGACGCCAAGGACGTGAGGGAGAAGTTCCAAGGCAGCCTGGTGGCAGCGCTGAGCGTGTATGGGCCGCACTTCCTGGCGTACTTCGGCTCCTTCGCCACAGTGGGCCTGCTCTGGTTCGCCCACCACTCACTCTTCCTGCACATCCGAAAGGCCACACAGTCCATGGGCCTGCTCAACACACTCTCGCTGGCCTTCGTGGGTGGCCTCCCGCTGGCCTACCAGCAGACCTCGGCCTTCGCCCAGCAGCCCCGCGACGAGCTAGAGAGCGTGCGCGTCAGCTGCGCCATCATCTTCTTCGCCAGCATCTTCCAGTTTGCTATCTGGACCACAGCCCTCCTGCATGAGAGGGAGACACTGCAGCCCTCCGCGCGATTTGGGGGCCGGGAGCACGCGTTCATGTTTGCCAAGCTCGCACTGTACCCCTGTGCCAGCCTGCTGGCCTTCGCGTCCACCTGCTTCCTGAGCAGGTTCAGCACAGCCATCTTCCACCTCATGCAGATTGCTGTGCCCTTCGCCTTCCTGCTGCTGCGTCTCCTTGTGCGCCTGGCCCTGGCCGTCCTGCGGGCTCTGCGTGGCCTCCGCCTGCCAGAGCCTGGGGGCGAGGATGACTCGAGGGCCCCACTCCTCCCTGCTGCCTGCTAG
- the TMEM175 gene encoding endosomal/lysosomal proton channel TMEM175 isoform X1, translating into MASTFTVNKEKKTPAGDEKRGLAMSGSRTPESALDVGGDSFTSSREEDAADGIQHSHRMLSFSDALLSIIATVMILPVTHTEISPEQPFDKGVQKLLATRIAVYLMTFLIVTVAWAAHTRLFQVVAKIDDTLALLNLACMMTITFLPFTFSLMVTFPEVPLGIFLFCVCVITIGAVQALIVVYAFHFPHLLNPQIEHCAHRALYRQHILGIILRGPALCFAAAGFSLFFYPASYLLMAMVIFLPYFSKAASWCRGRLVGPPELPAPSVEFFTFDLHEPLSKERVEAFSDGVYAIVATLLILDICEDNVPDAKDVREKFQGSLVAALSVYGPHFLAYFGSFATVGLLWFAHHSLFLHIRKATQSMGLLNTLSLAFVGGLPLAYQQTSAFAQQPRDELESVRVSCAIIFFASIFQFAIWTTALLHERETLQPSARFGGREHAFMFAKLALYPCASLLAFASTCFLSRFSTAIFHLMQIAVPFAFLLLRLLVRLALAVLRALRGLRLPEPGGEDDSRAPLLPAAC; encoded by the exons GCCTCGCCATGTCTGGGTCCCGGACCCCAGAGTCGGCCCTTGATGTAGGGGGAGACTCCTTCACGTCCTCGAGGGAAGAGGATGCTGCCGATGGGATCCAGCACTCCCAtcgcatgctcagcttcagcgACGCGCTGCTGTCCATCATCGCCACTGTGATG ATCCTGCCTGTGACCCACACCGAGATCTCCCCAGAACAG CCATTTGACAAAGGTGTACAGAAACTTCTAGCAACCAGGATTGCCGTCTACCTGATGACGTTCCTCATCGTGACCGTGGCCTGGGCAGCGCACACGAG ATTGTTCCAGGTTGTTGCAAAAATAGACGACACGCTTGCCCTGCTCAACCTG gcctGCATGATGACCATCACCTTCCTGCCATTCACG TTTTCCTTAATGGTGACCTTCCCAGAGGTGCCCCTGGGCATCTTCCTGTTCTGTGTGTGCGTGATCACCATCGGGGCCGTGCAG GCGCTGATCGTGGTGTATGCGTTCCACTTCCCCCACCTCCTGAACCCCCAGATAGAGCACTGCGCCCACAGGGCCCTCTACCGGCAGCACATCCTGGGCATCATCCTTCGGGGCCCGGCACTGTGCTTTGCAGCGGCCGGATTCTCCCTGTTCTTCTACCCAGCG TCGTACCTGCTGATGGCGATGGTCATCTTCCTCCCCTACTTCAGCAAGGCCGCCAGCTGGTGCAGAGGCAGGCTGGTGG GCCCCCCGGAACTCCCAGCTCCCAGCGTGGAGTTCTTCACTTTTGACCTGCACGAGCCTCTCAGCAAGGAGCGGGTGGAGGCCTTCAGCGACGGGGTCTATGCCATCGTGGCCACTCTCCTCATCCTGGACATCTG TGAGGACAACGTCCCGGACGCCAAGGACGTGAGGGAGAAGTTCCAAGGCAGCCTGGTGGCAGCGCTGAGCGTGTATGGGCCGCACTTCCTGGCGTACTTCGGCTCCTTCGCCACAGTGGGCCTGCTCTGGTTCGCCCACCACTCACTCTTCCTGCACATCCGAAAGGCCACACAGTCCATGGGCCTGCTCAACACACTCTCGCTGGCCTTCGTGGGTGGCCTCCCGCTGGCCTACCAGCAGACCTCGGCCTTCGCCCAGCAGCCCCGCGACGAGCTAGAGAGCGTGCGCGTCAGCTGCGCCATCATCTTCTTCGCCAGCATCTTCCAGTTTGCTATCTGGACCACAGCCCTCCTGCATGAGAGGGAGACACTGCAGCCCTCCGCGCGATTTGGGGGCCGGGAGCACGCGTTCATGTTTGCCAAGCTCGCACTGTACCCCTGTGCCAGCCTGCTGGCCTTCGCGTCCACCTGCTTCCTGAGCAGGTTCAGCACAGCCATCTTCCACCTCATGCAGATTGCTGTGCCCTTCGCCTTCCTGCTGCTGCGTCTCCTTGTGCGCCTGGCCCTGGCCGTCCTGCGGGCTCTGCGTGGCCTCCGCCTGCCAGAGCCTGGGGGCGAGGATGACTCGAGGGCCCCACTCCTCCCTGCTGCCTGCTAG
- the TMEM175 gene encoding endosomal/lysosomal proton channel TMEM175 isoform X2, translated as MIAFAGLAMSGSRTPESALDVGGDSFTSSREEDAADGIQHSHRMLSFSDALLSIIATVMILPVTHTEISPEQPFDKGVQKLLATRIAVYLMTFLIVTVAWAAHTRLFQVVAKIDDTLALLNLACMMTITFLPFTFSLMVTFPEVPLGIFLFCVCVITIGAVQALIVVYAFHFPHLLNPQIEHCAHRALYRQHILGIILRGPALCFAAAGFSLFFYPASYLLMAMVIFLPYFSKAASWCRGRLVGPPELPAPSVEFFTFDLHEPLSKERVEAFSDGVYAIVATLLILDICEDNVPDAKDVREKFQGSLVAALSVYGPHFLAYFGSFATVGLLWFAHHSLFLHIRKATQSMGLLNTLSLAFVGGLPLAYQQTSAFAQQPRDELESVRVSCAIIFFASIFQFAIWTTALLHERETLQPSARFGGREHAFMFAKLALYPCASLLAFASTCFLSRFSTAIFHLMQIAVPFAFLLLRLLVRLALAVLRALRGLRLPEPGGEDDSRAPLLPAAC; from the exons ATGATAGCGTTTGCTG GCCTCGCCATGTCTGGGTCCCGGACCCCAGAGTCGGCCCTTGATGTAGGGGGAGACTCCTTCACGTCCTCGAGGGAAGAGGATGCTGCCGATGGGATCCAGCACTCCCAtcgcatgctcagcttcagcgACGCGCTGCTGTCCATCATCGCCACTGTGATG ATCCTGCCTGTGACCCACACCGAGATCTCCCCAGAACAG CCATTTGACAAAGGTGTACAGAAACTTCTAGCAACCAGGATTGCCGTCTACCTGATGACGTTCCTCATCGTGACCGTGGCCTGGGCAGCGCACACGAG ATTGTTCCAGGTTGTTGCAAAAATAGACGACACGCTTGCCCTGCTCAACCTG gcctGCATGATGACCATCACCTTCCTGCCATTCACG TTTTCCTTAATGGTGACCTTCCCAGAGGTGCCCCTGGGCATCTTCCTGTTCTGTGTGTGCGTGATCACCATCGGGGCCGTGCAG GCGCTGATCGTGGTGTATGCGTTCCACTTCCCCCACCTCCTGAACCCCCAGATAGAGCACTGCGCCCACAGGGCCCTCTACCGGCAGCACATCCTGGGCATCATCCTTCGGGGCCCGGCACTGTGCTTTGCAGCGGCCGGATTCTCCCTGTTCTTCTACCCAGCG TCGTACCTGCTGATGGCGATGGTCATCTTCCTCCCCTACTTCAGCAAGGCCGCCAGCTGGTGCAGAGGCAGGCTGGTGG GCCCCCCGGAACTCCCAGCTCCCAGCGTGGAGTTCTTCACTTTTGACCTGCACGAGCCTCTCAGCAAGGAGCGGGTGGAGGCCTTCAGCGACGGGGTCTATGCCATCGTGGCCACTCTCCTCATCCTGGACATCTG TGAGGACAACGTCCCGGACGCCAAGGACGTGAGGGAGAAGTTCCAAGGCAGCCTGGTGGCAGCGCTGAGCGTGTATGGGCCGCACTTCCTGGCGTACTTCGGCTCCTTCGCCACAGTGGGCCTGCTCTGGTTCGCCCACCACTCACTCTTCCTGCACATCCGAAAGGCCACACAGTCCATGGGCCTGCTCAACACACTCTCGCTGGCCTTCGTGGGTGGCCTCCCGCTGGCCTACCAGCAGACCTCGGCCTTCGCCCAGCAGCCCCGCGACGAGCTAGAGAGCGTGCGCGTCAGCTGCGCCATCATCTTCTTCGCCAGCATCTTCCAGTTTGCTATCTGGACCACAGCCCTCCTGCATGAGAGGGAGACACTGCAGCCCTCCGCGCGATTTGGGGGCCGGGAGCACGCGTTCATGTTTGCCAAGCTCGCACTGTACCCCTGTGCCAGCCTGCTGGCCTTCGCGTCCACCTGCTTCCTGAGCAGGTTCAGCACAGCCATCTTCCACCTCATGCAGATTGCTGTGCCCTTCGCCTTCCTGCTGCTGCGTCTCCTTGTGCGCCTGGCCCTGGCCGTCCTGCGGGCTCTGCGTGGCCTCCGCCTGCCAGAGCCTGGGGGCGAGGATGACTCGAGGGCCCCACTCCTCCCTGCTGCCTGCTAG
- the TMEM175 gene encoding endosomal/lysosomal proton channel TMEM175 isoform X4, whose product MSGSRTPESALDVGGDSFTSSREEDAADGIQHSHRMLSFSDALLSIIATVMILPVTHTEISPEQPFDKGVQKLLATRIAVYLMTFLIVTVAWAAHTRLFQVVAKIDDTLALLNLACMMTITFLPFTFSLMVTFPEVPLGIFLFCVCVITIGAVQALIVVYAFHFPHLLNPQIEHCAHRALYRQHILGIILRGPALCFAAAGFSLFFYPASYLLMAMVIFLPYFSKAASWCRGRLVGPPELPAPSVEFFTFDLHEPLSKERVEAFSDGVYAIVATLLILDICEDNVPDAKDVREKFQGSLVAALSVYGPHFLAYFGSFATVGLLWFAHHSLFLHIRKATQSMGLLNTLSLAFVGGLPLAYQQTSAFAQQPRDELESVRVSCAIIFFASIFQFAIWTTALLHERETLQPSARFGGREHAFMFAKLALYPCASLLAFASTCFLSRFSTAIFHLMQIAVPFAFLLLRLLVRLALAVLRALRGLRLPEPGGEDDSRAPLLPAAC is encoded by the exons ATGTCTGGGTCCCGGACCCCAGAGTCGGCCCTTGATGTAGGGGGAGACTCCTTCACGTCCTCGAGGGAAGAGGATGCTGCCGATGGGATCCAGCACTCCCAtcgcatgctcagcttcagcgACGCGCTGCTGTCCATCATCGCCACTGTGATG ATCCTGCCTGTGACCCACACCGAGATCTCCCCAGAACAG CCATTTGACAAAGGTGTACAGAAACTTCTAGCAACCAGGATTGCCGTCTACCTGATGACGTTCCTCATCGTGACCGTGGCCTGGGCAGCGCACACGAG ATTGTTCCAGGTTGTTGCAAAAATAGACGACACGCTTGCCCTGCTCAACCTG gcctGCATGATGACCATCACCTTCCTGCCATTCACG TTTTCCTTAATGGTGACCTTCCCAGAGGTGCCCCTGGGCATCTTCCTGTTCTGTGTGTGCGTGATCACCATCGGGGCCGTGCAG GCGCTGATCGTGGTGTATGCGTTCCACTTCCCCCACCTCCTGAACCCCCAGATAGAGCACTGCGCCCACAGGGCCCTCTACCGGCAGCACATCCTGGGCATCATCCTTCGGGGCCCGGCACTGTGCTTTGCAGCGGCCGGATTCTCCCTGTTCTTCTACCCAGCG TCGTACCTGCTGATGGCGATGGTCATCTTCCTCCCCTACTTCAGCAAGGCCGCCAGCTGGTGCAGAGGCAGGCTGGTGG GCCCCCCGGAACTCCCAGCTCCCAGCGTGGAGTTCTTCACTTTTGACCTGCACGAGCCTCTCAGCAAGGAGCGGGTGGAGGCCTTCAGCGACGGGGTCTATGCCATCGTGGCCACTCTCCTCATCCTGGACATCTG TGAGGACAACGTCCCGGACGCCAAGGACGTGAGGGAGAAGTTCCAAGGCAGCCTGGTGGCAGCGCTGAGCGTGTATGGGCCGCACTTCCTGGCGTACTTCGGCTCCTTCGCCACAGTGGGCCTGCTCTGGTTCGCCCACCACTCACTCTTCCTGCACATCCGAAAGGCCACACAGTCCATGGGCCTGCTCAACACACTCTCGCTGGCCTTCGTGGGTGGCCTCCCGCTGGCCTACCAGCAGACCTCGGCCTTCGCCCAGCAGCCCCGCGACGAGCTAGAGAGCGTGCGCGTCAGCTGCGCCATCATCTTCTTCGCCAGCATCTTCCAGTTTGCTATCTGGACCACAGCCCTCCTGCATGAGAGGGAGACACTGCAGCCCTCCGCGCGATTTGGGGGCCGGGAGCACGCGTTCATGTTTGCCAAGCTCGCACTGTACCCCTGTGCCAGCCTGCTGGCCTTCGCGTCCACCTGCTTCCTGAGCAGGTTCAGCACAGCCATCTTCCACCTCATGCAGATTGCTGTGCCCTTCGCCTTCCTGCTGCTGCGTCTCCTTGTGCGCCTGGCCCTGGCCGTCCTGCGGGCTCTGCGTGGCCTCCGCCTGCCAGAGCCTGGGGGCGAGGATGACTCGAGGGCCCCACTCCTCCCTGCTGCCTGCTAG